From the Macaca nemestrina isolate mMacNem1 chromosome 7, mMacNem.hap1, whole genome shotgun sequence genome, one window contains:
- the LOC139364056 gene encoding actin, cytoplasmic 2-like, translated as MPLSAPLAPSRTQAIGSPTLAHLQGYNHPPPVILCLTLAGQDLADYLVKILVGATTASSPQWSGGFVRDIQENLCYVALDLQQEMATAVSSSLLEKSYELSHSQVVTISNEWFWCPEALSQPSFLGMESCCIQETTLNSIMKWDVNICKDLYTNVGLSGSIAMHPSITHRIWKEITAPAPRAMKIKIMAVSEHKYSMWISSSILASLFTFQPMWISKQECHQSGPPLFNANASKWTVRRYVACAA; from the coding sequence ATGCCTCTGTCAGCGCCATTGGCACCATCACGGACTCAGGCGATAGGGTCACCCACACTTGCCCATCTTCAGGGATACAACCACCCTCCCCCAGTCATCCTGTGTTTGACCCTGGCTGGCCAGGACCTTGCCGACTACCTGGTGAAGATCCTTGTGGGGGCTACTACAGCTTCATCACCACAGTGGAGTGGGGGATTTGTGCGTGACATCCAGGAAAATCTGTGCTATGTTGCCTTGGACTTGCAGCAGGAGATGGCCACTGCCGtgtcctcttccctcctggagAAGAGCTACGAGCTGTCCCACAGCCAGGTGGTCACCATCAGCAATGAGTGGTTCTGGTGTCCAGAGGCACTGTCCCAGCCCTCCTTCCTGGGCATGGAATCTTGCTGCATCCAGGAGACCACCTTGAACTCCATCATGAAGTGGGATGTGAATATCTGCAAGGACCTGTACACCAATGTGGGGCTGTCTGGCAGCATTGCCATGCACCCAAGCATCACACACAGGATATGGAAGGAGATCACTGCCCCGGCACCCAGGGCCATGAAGATCAAGATCATGGCTGTCTCTGAGCACAAGTATTCCATGTGGATCAGCAGCTCCATCCTGGCCTCACTGTTCACCTTCCAGCCAATGTGGATCAGCAAGCAGGAGTGCCACCAGTCAGGCCCTCCACTGTTCAATGCAAATGCTTCTAAATGGACTGTGAGGAGATATGTAGCCTGTGCTGCCTGA